Proteins found in one Lysinibacillus fusiformis genomic segment:
- a CDS encoding IS4 family transposase, which translates to MKPENIQLLAPLFQILGKNEVKEVGRLSGFIQRERSFSAAQFLHFLFLKKSEIVSDSLETLCTDLAEQDIFMTKSALNKRFDERAVTFLETIFGRLFKTQLQLAFPKLTGYTFTRIRILDSTTIKLPDAYQGNFQGVHCSSVKVQVEFDYLTQQLLYFDLMNGRDADNPAGMTRLPLIQERELVLQDLGYFQFDFFKKVHAKGAFYITKTKKDTQLFVEVSHPPRHPNGKLIESRRYKQIHLEEIALDMVRGEYKEWSQLFVGRHEKMPARCILYRLSEEQKKELHKREKRRRQKKQGQVHKNEVEQIPGVVIYLTNVSEDMPASEIHELYRLRWQIELLFKTWKSDLEVDKVKKVKIERWLCHFYLQSIVLLLTEMIMGMMRNDLWVTRKRRISERKTVRLIAKQINRLLKSMWHSKKQLYVYFDTLTRNVSSFCLKCKKRKTS; encoded by the coding sequence ATGAAACCAGAAAATATTCAATTACTTGCGCCACTTTTTCAGATACTTGGGAAAAATGAAGTAAAAGAGGTGGGTAGATTATCGGGTTTTATTCAACGCGAGCGTTCGTTTAGTGCGGCACAATTTTTACACTTTCTGTTTTTGAAAAAGAGTGAGATTGTCAGTGATTCGCTTGAAACGCTTTGTACGGACTTGGCGGAGCAGGATATATTTATGACGAAATCGGCTCTTAATAAACGCTTTGATGAACGGGCTGTTACTTTTTTGGAAACCATTTTTGGACGATTATTCAAAACGCAGCTTCAACTCGCCTTCCCCAAGCTAACGGGATACACATTTACTCGAATACGTATTTTAGATAGCACAACGATCAAATTGCCAGATGCCTATCAGGGAAATTTTCAGGGTGTCCATTGTTCGTCTGTTAAAGTGCAAGTGGAGTTTGATTATTTAACCCAACAGCTACTTTATTTTGATTTAATGAACGGACGTGATGCCGATAATCCAGCAGGAATGACGCGATTACCTTTGATTCAGGAGAGAGAACTGGTTCTACAGGATTTAGGCTATTTTCAATTCGATTTTTTTAAAAAGGTGCACGCAAAAGGTGCTTTCTATATCACAAAAACGAAAAAAGATACGCAATTGTTTGTCGAAGTAAGTCATCCACCTCGTCATCCAAATGGGAAATTGATTGAAAGTCGCCGTTACAAACAAATTCATTTAGAAGAAATCGCATTAGATATGGTACGTGGCGAATACAAAGAGTGGTCCCAATTATTTGTAGGACGACACGAAAAAATGCCTGCACGTTGTATTCTCTATCGCCTCTCAGAGGAACAGAAAAAAGAGCTACACAAGCGGGAAAAAAGAAGACGTCAAAAGAAACAAGGGCAAGTCCATAAAAATGAAGTAGAACAAATACCTGGAGTGGTCATCTATTTAACAAATGTATCAGAGGATATGCCAGCAAGTGAAATTCATGAACTTTACCGATTACGCTGGCAAATCGAGCTCTTATTTAAAACATGGAAATCAGATTTAGAAGTCGATAAGGTGAAGAAGGTGAAGATTGAACGATGGTTATGTCATTTCTATCTTCAAAGTATTGTGCTTTTATTGACTGAAATGATCATGGGAATGATGAGAAATGATCTATGGGTGACAAGAAAACGGAGGATTAGTGAAAGAAAGACGGTCCGGTTGATTGCGAAACAAATAAATCGACTTTTAAAAAGTATGTGGCATTCGAAAAAACAGCTATATGTCTATTTCGATACGCTCACCCGAAACGTTTCGTCATTTTGCCTAAAGTGTAAAAAACGCAAAACTTCTTAA
- a CDS encoding DUF6470 family protein, with product MQVPRMEMTRQGIQLHMKTIPAEQRIEQKPADLQIEQPAAVLEIKTTRPTLNMDRSKFLGDLGFKEMGVVIAEYADKGRKDLLSGIARRAQEGRKLMLSAGKGQGAQPIQSIAKENYGPKRPGPYNIKFIPSYQSIKIQYKPSSVDIQVQPQKPKIDVMIQKPIHEYTKGKTQIDVLQYPSITINWTI from the coding sequence GTGCAAGTACCACGTATGGAGATGACACGTCAAGGTATCCAACTCCACATGAAAACGATTCCTGCTGAGCAGCGAATAGAGCAAAAGCCTGCTGATTTACAAATCGAACAACCAGCAGCCGTTCTAGAAATAAAAACGACTAGACCCACATTAAATATGGACAGAAGTAAATTTTTGGGGGATTTGGGGTTTAAAGAAATGGGCGTAGTCATAGCGGAATATGCGGATAAAGGACGTAAAGATTTACTTAGTGGGATTGCGCGTCGTGCTCAAGAAGGAAGGAAGTTGATGTTAAGTGCGGGAAAAGGACAGGGAGCACAGCCCATTCAGTCCATTGCAAAAGAAAACTACGGACCGAAACGACCTGGCCCATATAATATTAAATTTATCCCTTCTTATCAATCGATTAAAATACAATACAAACCTAGTAGTGTAGACATCCAGGTACAACCTCAAAAACCAAAAATTGATGTGATGATTCAAAAACCAATTCATGAATACACAAAAGGCAAAACACAAATCGATGTTTTACAATATCCATCAATAACGATTAATTGGACTATTTAA
- the fliW gene encoding flagellar assembly protein FliW — protein MKIQTAYWNELEINEADMIYFQHGLPGFEEERQFAMLPISDESIFQVLQSVKTKELAFIVTSPFIAVKDYSFDLEEATIEALQIQEVHEVAVLGIVTLKDTLTTSTINLTAPIVLNTTNKQAKQIILDNNAFMIRHPLNIPKEEG, from the coding sequence ATGAAAATACAAACAGCTTACTGGAATGAACTTGAAATTAATGAAGCAGACATGATCTACTTTCAGCATGGGCTACCAGGATTTGAAGAAGAACGACAATTTGCCATGTTGCCCATCTCTGACGAAAGTATTTTTCAAGTGCTACAATCCGTCAAAACAAAGGAACTGGCATTCATTGTGACGAGTCCGTTTATCGCAGTGAAGGACTATAGCTTTGACTTAGAGGAAGCCACAATCGAAGCTTTACAAATTCAAGAGGTTCATGAAGTGGCTGTTCTAGGCATCGTGACTTTAAAGGATACATTAACGACTTCTACCATTAACTTAACAGCACCGATTGTTTTGAATACAACAAACAAACAAGCAAAACAGATTATTTTAGATAATAATGCATTTATGATTCGTCACCCATTAAACATCCCGAAAGAAGAGGGGTGA
- the csrA gene encoding carbon storage regulator CsrA yields MLVLSRKVGETVWIGDDIEIVITEIKGDYVKVGVRAPRTIDIIRGELRHDVSEANVEAVAKSIDFFKNK; encoded by the coding sequence ATGCTCGTACTATCAAGAAAAGTAGGGGAAACAGTATGGATTGGTGATGATATTGAAATCGTCATCACAGAGATAAAAGGTGACTACGTTAAAGTAGGTGTACGTGCCCCTAGAACAATCGATATTATTCGAGGAGAGCTACGTCATGATGTAAGTGAAGCAAACGTGGAAGCAGTCGCAAAGTCGATTGATTTTTTTAAGAATAAATAA
- a CDS encoding DDE-type integrase/transposase/recombinase, whose product MFDQSIVCYVLGHSNNNGLVLNTIKPAIRRLAEDECPILQSDRFFQYTSKQFKQIIQEAKIVHSMSRVGRCSDNGPNEACWGTLKVVKYYL is encoded by the coding sequence TTGTTTGATCAGTCAATTGTGTGCTATGTTTTAGGGCATTCGAATAACAATGGACTCGTATTAAATACCATCAAACCTGCAATTCGAAGGTTAGCTGAAGATGAATGTCCGATTTTACAGAGTGATCGTTTTTTTCAATATACCTCGAAACAGTTTAAGCAAATCATACAAGAAGCAAAAATAGTACATAGCATGTCGAGAGTAGGTCGCTGCAGCGATAACGGACCGAATGAAGCATGTTGGGGCACATTAAAAGTAGTGAAGTATTATTTATAG
- a CDS encoding flagellin, with protein MRINTNIAALNTHRQLTNAANAQSKSMEKLSSGFAINRAADDAAGLSISEKMRAQIRGLEQAGINAQDGISLIQTADGALGETQEILKRMRQLATKSADGTKTEDDRQAYHKELEQLKTEIDRISESTEFNTKKLLNGDLSKDGSLKVGGNVVGVATVVGGENPVTATKYQVNGGTTDSGTGQIKIEGAQTSALNDVKLSFKLGADTQDPTAYYDADKKELVITLSAKMDSNTDAKLQTAIGTAIKSSGLVEKASDGKYYYKSTGDEFQDDGSDFKFTGFDTKVTAATDKIIKQEQIDELNKSLTYLNGAAAVTGAAGFAEKFQIGDKPGDTLTIAFTQMKNKDGDTVNDLLNGYTFKFVAGNQSYIQTAVDDHDKTITVALSSEKTLNTADDIKNALKGLVVNGVALDDSNMTFTVTGTGDLAAGKGFDGSKFANQGKIDNDGLTLQIGANNASEQRLKLNIEDMSAKALEVNKISVATQKGGADAISVIDKALAAVSSQRATFGAVQNRLTHTIKNLETTGENLSAAESRIREVDMAKEMMEQTKNSILSQAAQAMLAQANQQPQGVLQLLR; from the coding sequence ATGAGAATTAACACGAATATCGCAGCTTTAAACACACACCGCCAATTAACGAATGCAGCTAATGCCCAATCAAAATCAATGGAGAAATTATCTTCGGGCTTCGCAATTAACCGTGCTGCAGATGACGCAGCAGGTCTTTCAATTTCTGAAAAGATGCGTGCTCAAATTCGTGGTCTTGAACAAGCTGGAATTAACGCGCAAGATGGTATTTCTTTAATTCAAACAGCGGATGGCGCGCTAGGTGAAACACAAGAAATTTTAAAACGTATGCGTCAGTTAGCAACTAAATCGGCAGATGGAACAAAAACTGAGGATGACCGTCAAGCTTATCACAAAGAATTAGAGCAATTAAAAACTGAAATCGACCGAATTTCTGAATCGACAGAATTTAACACGAAAAAACTTTTAAACGGAGATTTAAGCAAAGACGGCTCTCTTAAAGTTGGCGGCAATGTTGTCGGTGTAGCGACTGTCGTTGGTGGTGAAAACCCTGTTACTGCTACTAAGTACCAAGTAAATGGTGGTACTACTGATTCTGGTACAGGACAAATAAAGATTGAAGGAGCTCAGACGTCTGCACTGAATGATGTCAAGCTTAGCTTCAAGCTAGGAGCCGATACGCAAGATCCTACAGCTTACTACGATGCAGACAAGAAAGAGCTTGTTATTACATTATCTGCTAAAATGGACTCTAATACCGATGCTAAACTACAAACAGCTATTGGTACAGCAATAAAATCTTCTGGTTTAGTTGAAAAGGCAAGTGATGGTAAGTATTATTACAAATCAACAGGCGATGAATTCCAAGATGATGGCTCAGACTTTAAATTTACTGGATTTGACACTAAAGTCACTGCAGCTACAGATAAAATTATTAAACAAGAACAAATTGATGAATTAAATAAATCATTAACATACCTAAATGGAGCAGCTGCTGTAACGGGAGCAGCAGGCTTCGCAGAAAAGTTCCAAATTGGTGATAAGCCTGGTGACACACTTACAATTGCATTTACGCAAATGAAAAATAAAGACGGAGATACTGTTAACGATTTATTAAATGGTTATACGTTTAAGTTTGTAGCTGGCAACCAATCTTACATCCAAACAGCTGTAGATGATCACGATAAAACGATTACAGTTGCCCTTTCTTCTGAAAAAACATTGAATACAGCTGATGATATTAAAAATGCATTAAAAGGCTTAGTTGTAAATGGTGTAGCATTAGATGATTCAAATATGACATTTACAGTAACTGGTACAGGTGACTTAGCTGCAGGTAAAGGCTTCGATGGAAGCAAATTCGCGAATCAAGGAAAAATTGATAATGACGGATTAACATTACAAATCGGCGCCAATAATGCTTCAGAACAACGCCTTAAGTTAAATATTGAAGACATGAGTGCAAAAGCTTTAGAAGTGAATAAAATTTCAGTTGCTACACAAAAAGGAGGAGCTGATGCGATTTCTGTAATCGATAAAGCATTAGCTGCTGTTTCAAGCCAACGTGCTACATTCGGGGCTGTACAAAACCGCTTAACTCACACAATTAAAAACTTAGAAACGACTGGTGAAAACTTATCGGCAGCGGAATCTCGTATTCGCGAAGTAGATATGGCGAAAGAAATGATGGAACAAACGAAAAATTCGATCCTTTCTCAAGCAGCACAAGCAATGTTAGCTCAAGCTAATCAGCAGCCACAAGGCGTATTACAATTATTACGTTAA
- the fliB gene encoding flagellin lysine-N-methylase — protein sequence MSTNQKKQRMLVPQYMQHFSCIGSACEDSCCIGWNVNIDEDTYKKYKRSRNEELKPLFEENIKRQRSRTTKDSFARIKMDNSGRCSFLSEENLCKIQLNLGEEYLSNTCTIYPRIPKRVNNVIEKSATMSCPEAARLALLNPEGIEFDEIEEPMNSRQLLMRTIDTQALHVSNKVEKYFWELRIFTIQLLQNRAYTLDERIIILGLFYQEIQKLVDEKNIHDIPSSIAKYMNLTADNTLKKWIDDIPSQLAIQIKLCKELVDFRFNYTISGARYLECLTEVLNGLHFTEENSIENIEIQYRKAMTGYYKPFMQEHEYILENYLVNNVFKNLFPLEQKTVFEDYVMLVVHYALIKLHLIGMSGFHEGLTTDLVIKLIQSFSKTIEHNNMYLNRILSILKANEVTSMSYMAILIKN from the coding sequence ATGTCAACCAATCAAAAGAAACAACGAATGCTTGTACCGCAATATATGCAACATTTTTCTTGCATTGGCTCTGCCTGTGAGGATTCTTGTTGTATAGGGTGGAACGTTAATATAGACGAAGATACATATAAAAAATACAAAAGGTCGCGGAACGAAGAATTAAAGCCGTTATTTGAAGAAAATATAAAAAGACAGCGTTCTCGTACAACAAAAGACTCGTTTGCAAGAATAAAAATGGATAATAGCGGTAGATGTAGCTTCTTGTCGGAGGAAAATTTATGTAAAATACAATTGAACTTAGGAGAAGAATATTTATCGAATACTTGTACGATTTATCCGCGCATTCCGAAACGCGTAAATAATGTAATCGAGAAATCTGCTACGATGTCATGCCCGGAAGCGGCGAGATTAGCTTTATTAAATCCAGAGGGAATAGAATTTGACGAAATAGAAGAGCCGATGAATTCTCGCCAACTATTGATGCGAACGATCGATACGCAAGCATTACACGTTAGCAATAAGGTGGAAAAATATTTTTGGGAGTTACGTATATTTACGATCCAATTGTTACAAAATCGTGCGTACACATTAGATGAAAGAATCATTATTTTAGGACTTTTTTATCAAGAAATTCAAAAGCTTGTTGATGAAAAAAATATCCACGACATTCCAAGTAGTATTGCAAAATATATGAATTTAACGGCAGATAATACCTTGAAAAAGTGGATTGATGATATTCCGTCACAATTAGCGATTCAAATTAAGCTATGTAAGGAGCTCGTTGACTTCAGGTTCAATTACACTATTTCAGGTGCGCGTTATTTAGAGTGTTTAACTGAGGTGCTTAATGGTCTTCATTTTACTGAAGAAAATTCAATAGAAAATATAGAAATTCAATATCGCAAAGCAATGACGGGTTATTATAAGCCGTTTATGCAAGAGCATGAATACATTTTAGAAAACTATTTAGTAAATAATGTGTTCAAAAATTTATTCCCGCTTGAACAAAAAACGGTTTTTGAAGATTATGTAATGCTTGTTGTGCATTATGCGTTAATTAAGTTGCATTTAATCGGAATGTCGGGCTTTCATGAAGGGTTGACAACTGATTTAGTTATTAAATTAATCCAATCTTTTTCAAAAACAATAGAGCATAATAATATGTATTTAAACAGAATATTAAGTATTTTAAAAGCAAATGAAGTTACATCAATGTCTTATATGGCAATTCTGATAAAAAACTAG
- a CDS encoding IS110 family transposase → MKHVIALDVSKGKSIVAIYDGHRQCEFEGVLLHTRGDFERLNERIVEMSKQDGQAPAIVFEATGTYSKPIEAFFKDYGYAYCRMNPLEANLQMATMRRHKTDISDAHELAKTHFKMEREITYIQDDYYEQMRALTRYYDEIDEEIILLKSRMHAILQLSFPELEKLITPSSALFLNIVQLYPHPALLQAHSKTMIKNRLKANTRKNLSLMRAEAKAITLLEAAENSYPVIKPTDIRCDQARDYAARIADLQEKKDTLVKQMVELSEGRKEYLVFRSIPGIGDSTACRLIGEIGDIHRFQNAKQLNAYAGIDIMRYQSGNTQYRDRINKRGNKHLRKILYFMVCAMLMAKGKPNHFVDYYYKLKKQPQRKPHKVAIIACINKFLKVTFQLLTRGILYDYESALPAQKS, encoded by the coding sequence ATGAAACATGTCATTGCGTTAGATGTCAGTAAAGGAAAAAGTATTGTTGCGATTTATGATGGTCACCGCCAATGTGAATTCGAAGGTGTGCTACTTCATACACGCGGTGATTTTGAGCGATTAAACGAACGAATAGTAGAGATGTCCAAACAAGATGGACAAGCACCAGCTATCGTATTTGAAGCAACAGGTACCTATTCAAAACCTATCGAAGCATTTTTCAAAGATTACGGCTACGCATACTGCCGCATGAATCCACTTGAAGCGAATTTACAGATGGCAACGATGCGTCGTCATAAAACCGATATTAGTGATGCCCATGAACTTGCGAAGACTCATTTTAAAATGGAACGCGAAATAACGTACATACAAGACGATTATTATGAACAGATGCGTGCACTGACTCGTTACTACGATGAAATTGATGAAGAAATCATTTTACTCAAAAGTAGAATGCATGCCATTTTACAGCTGAGTTTTCCAGAATTAGAAAAGCTGATTACACCGAGTTCAGCACTATTTTTAAATATTGTACAACTCTATCCACACCCCGCACTTTTACAAGCCCATTCAAAAACGATGATTAAAAATCGTTTAAAGGCCAATACGCGAAAAAACCTCTCGCTAATGCGTGCGGAGGCTAAAGCTATTACATTATTAGAAGCAGCTGAAAATAGTTACCCCGTGATTAAACCAACAGATATTCGTTGTGATCAAGCACGAGATTACGCAGCTCGCATTGCGGATTTACAAGAGAAGAAAGATACTCTTGTGAAACAGATGGTGGAATTGTCGGAAGGACGAAAAGAATATCTAGTATTTCGATCGATTCCTGGAATTGGCGATTCAACGGCGTGCCGATTAATTGGAGAGATTGGTGACATCCACCGCTTTCAAAATGCGAAACAACTGAACGCATACGCAGGCATTGATATTATGCGGTACCAGTCTGGAAATACGCAATATCGAGACAGGATTAATAAACGAGGAAACAAACATTTACGAAAGATTTTATATTTTATGGTGTGCGCCATGCTTATGGCTAAAGGAAAACCGAATCATTTTGTGGACTATTACTACAAATTAAAAAAGCAACCTCAGAGGAAGCCTCATAAGGTTGCGATCATCGCCTGCATCAATAAGTTTCTGAAAGTGACATTTCAGTTACTGACGCGTGGCATTCTTTACGATTATGAGTCCGCACTACCAGCTCAGAAATCGTAA
- a CDS encoding flagellar protein FlaG: protein MRIDGSSVSMTQLTNRPVEVQVAKVSEERIAIKEEAKAQIQKEQEQQQEQEVPVNNLEKAVDSLNEIFKINNSELRFKLHEGLGKYYATLVDSETEEVVREIPAKKILDVFYEMQKLLGLFVDKKI, encoded by the coding sequence ATGCGTATCGATGGAAGTAGTGTATCAATGACACAATTAACAAATAGACCAGTAGAAGTGCAAGTAGCGAAAGTATCAGAGGAAAGAATAGCTATAAAGGAAGAGGCGAAAGCACAAATTCAAAAAGAACAAGAACAACAACAAGAACAAGAAGTACCAGTTAACAATCTAGAAAAAGCAGTCGATTCATTAAATGAGATTTTCAAAATTAATAACAGTGAGTTGAGATTTAAACTCCATGAAGGCTTAGGGAAATATTATGCAACGCTAGTTGACTCAGAAACAGAGGAAGTCGTTCGTGAGATTCCTGCGAAGAAAATTTTAGATGTTTTTTATGAAATGCAAAAATTATTGGGATTATTTGTAGATAAGAAAATTTAA
- the fliD gene encoding flagellar filament capping protein FliD: MAAMRIGGLASGMDIDGMVEKLMVAQRVPMDKLEQQKQKYEWQRDAYREMNKKLTTFDNYIADNFILKSLNAKAATSSNVDLVGVKATSAAVGSLSIESVSHLATAARGIGDKQVSAVGSTKLSTLGITGNSISLKSIQADGELAEKATEIKIDSTMTINEFVSKINSSAAGVSAIFENGRLSITAKNTGDNKSGAEVQVTDGADVFGKLGFTSLLGKTSGDLATGGTNALFEVNGIATERTTNNFTLNGFNVTLNKKFNEDKAHSRLLEEETKKRDNALNALNTTLNNLETTYFGAISGGDLNTRMQNLTKELDDNIQIYQNSKDMASTNLTDKRSLIVGGSTAGELFDNLSTENQQLLSDTSDFNSLTAEQQAIFGGSAEAFTSLKDVQSAQTTFNDESTKLANAQAAKSNLQMNKQTYDVAESSVSDLNASAPTPSVTTAPVTMSATTNVDEIVDRIKDFVNTYNGLIKDLNTKRTEEVYRDFKPLTTLQKQAMKENEIKLWEEKAKSGMLRGDSIIQSGLSALRELQYHKDSSIINPKYNSLQNIGISSSSDWTAGGALEINEAELREALQEDPDAVVQLLTGEGASEGYLRKIRKELDTMEKNIDEQAGRATMTEAQYELGKNLKDVNQRLTDWQTKLQSIESRYWQQFGVMEAMINKANSQSSMLMSTFS, encoded by the coding sequence ATGGCAGCAATGCGAATTGGTGGATTAGCATCTGGTATGGATATTGATGGAATGGTAGAAAAGCTAATGGTGGCTCAACGTGTGCCGATGGATAAGTTAGAGCAGCAAAAACAAAAATACGAATGGCAACGTGATGCATACCGTGAAATGAATAAGAAATTAACAACTTTTGATAATTATATTGCTGATAACTTTATTTTAAAAAGCTTAAATGCTAAAGCAGCAACAAGTTCAAATGTAGACTTAGTTGGCGTAAAAGCGACAAGTGCTGCGGTAGGTTCGTTGTCTATTGAAAGTGTGTCTCATTTAGCAACAGCCGCACGTGGAATTGGTGATAAACAAGTGAGTGCTGTAGGTAGTACGAAATTAAGTACGCTAGGCATCACAGGTAATTCGATTTCTTTGAAGTCAATTCAAGCAGATGGTGAGTTAGCGGAGAAGGCTACCGAGATTAAAATTGATTCGACTATGACGATTAATGAATTTGTAAGTAAAATTAATAGCAGTGCTGCAGGTGTTTCAGCAATATTTGAAAACGGTCGTTTGTCGATTACCGCGAAAAATACAGGTGATAATAAATCAGGTGCGGAAGTACAAGTGACAGACGGTGCAGACGTATTTGGCAAATTAGGATTTACTTCGCTTTTAGGAAAAACATCGGGTGATTTAGCGACGGGTGGTACGAATGCACTTTTTGAAGTAAATGGGATTGCGACAGAACGTACTACAAATAACTTTACGCTGAATGGTTTTAATGTAACTTTAAACAAAAAATTCAATGAAGATAAAGCACATAGCAGATTGTTAGAAGAGGAAACAAAAAAGCGTGATAATGCTTTAAATGCCTTGAATACTACATTGAATAATTTAGAAACAACGTATTTTGGAGCAATTAGCGGTGGGGATTTAAATACCCGGATGCAAAATTTAACAAAAGAGCTTGATGATAATATTCAAATATATCAAAATTCTAAAGATATGGCTAGTACAAACTTGACTGACAAGCGTTCGCTTATAGTAGGAGGATCAACAGCAGGGGAATTATTTGATAACTTATCCACCGAGAATCAACAACTACTGTCAGATACAAGTGACTTTAATAGTTTAACAGCGGAACAACAAGCGATTTTTGGTGGTAGTGCAGAAGCGTTTACGTCGTTAAAGGATGTACAATCTGCACAAACGACGTTTAATGACGAAAGTACCAAACTAGCAAATGCACAGGCAGCAAAGTCGAATTTACAAATGAACAAGCAAACGTATGATGTAGCCGAATCATCAGTGAGTGACTTAAATGCAAGTGCACCAACTCCTTCTGTAACAACTGCGCCAGTTACAATGTCGGCTACAACAAATGTAGATGAAATAGTAGACCGTATTAAAGATTTTGTGAATACGTATAATGGTTTAATTAAAGATTTGAATACTAAACGAACAGAGGAAGTATATCGTGATTTCAAACCATTGACTACTCTTCAAAAGCAAGCAATGAAAGAAAATGAAATTAAGCTATGGGAAGAAAAGGCGAAAAGCGGGATGTTAAGAGGCGATTCAATCATTCAAAGTGGCTTATCTGCCTTGCGTGAGTTACAGTATCATAAAGATTCTAGTATCATAAACCCAAAATATAATTCATTGCAGAATATCGGTATTTCTTCTTCGAGCGACTGGACTGCGGGTGGAGCATTAGAAATTAATGAAGCGGAATTACGAGAGGCATTACAAGAAGATCCAGATGCAGTTGTTCAATTGTTGACGGGAGAAGGTGCGTCAGAAGGCTACTTGCGTAAAATTCGTAAGGAATTGGACACAATGGAAAAGAATATCGATGAACAAGCAGGTCGCGCGACGATGACTGAAGCGCAATATGAATTAGGTAAAAATTTAAAAGATGTGAATCAACGCTTGACTGATTGGCAAACGAAATTACAATCAATTGAGAGTCGTTATTGGCAGCAATTCGGTGTGATGGAAGCGATGATTAATAAAGCAAATAGTCAATCTTCAATGCTAATGAGTACGTTTTCGTAA